From a single Lolium rigidum isolate FL_2022 chromosome 7, APGP_CSIRO_Lrig_0.1, whole genome shotgun sequence genomic region:
- the LOC124675859 gene encoding inositol phosphorylceramide glucuronosyltransferase 1-like, which produces MGSPPSGRPLLAALVAAALLSVALAATEEAYVTLLYGDEFVLGVRVLGKSIRDTGTSRDMVVLVSDGVSEYSRGLLQADGWIVKHITLLANPNQVRPTRFWGVYTKLKIFNMTDYKKVVYLDADTIVVKSIEDVFKCGKFCGNLKHSERMNSGVMVVEPSETLFKDMMDKVDRLPSYTGGDQGFLNSYYADFANSRVYEPDSPLTPEPETQRLSTLYNADVGLYMLANKWMVDAKELRVIHYTLGPLKPWDWWTAWLVKPVEIWQDIRQKLEESLPGTGGGRNPHDQLVVKFLFIIPFCLLLFGYYQSCFQNNKEFLSVQSLCAFARRGRHKYKTEEALPSYSAVGVSSSTFSNSNQRFANGPYLKLPSYFGAIAVLVCFMSAGVSLAFAFTIIPRQIMPWTGLLLMVEWTFVAFFLLFGSYLRFVYRWGSISANHVGYSNSDSSENRAGTGHQRNMSDCDVEATFYWAGMAVIAIATVFSPTILGITALFTKLGLMVVGGVVLASFMTYASEHLAISAFYKGQKDRSGSRTRRICFLCL; this is translated from the exons ATGGGATCGCCGCCGTCCGGGCGGCCCCTCCTGGCGGCCCTCGTCGCGGCGGCGCTGCTGTCCGTGGCGCTGGCGGCGACGGAGGAGGCCTACGTCACGCTGCTCTACGGCGACGAGTTCGTCCTCGGTGTGCGTGTTCTTGGCAAgtccatccgcgacaccggcACAAGCCGCGACATGGTCGTGCTGGTCTCCGACGGCGTCTCCGAGTACTCGCGGGGCCTCCTCCAG GCTGATGGTTGGATCGTGAAGCATATAACTTTACTGGctaaccctaaccaagtgagACCAACTAGGTTTTGGGGTGTCTATACAAAGCTAAAGATATTCAACATGACAGACTACAAAAAAG TTGTCTATCTTGATGCAGACACTATAGTTGTAAAAAGTATCGAGGATGTTTTCAAGTGTGGGAAGTTCTGTGGGAACTTGAAGCACTCAGAAAGAATGAATTCCGGAGTGATGGTTGTAGAGCCATCTGAAACTCTTTTCAAGGATATGATGGACAAAGTAGACCGGTTGCCTTCCTACACTGGAG GGGACCAAGGCTTTCTTAATTCATATTATGCTGATTTTGCTAACTCCCGTGTGTATGAGCCAGACTCACCTTTAACACCAGAACCTGAGACACAACGCCTTTCTACCTTGTATAATGCTGATGTTGGACTTTACATGCTTGCCAACAAG TGGATGGTTGATGCGAAGGAACTTAGAGTTATTCACTACACACTAGGTCCTCTTAAACCCTGGGACTGGTGGACAGCTTGGCTCGTAAAACCTGTGGAAATATGGCAG GATATTAGGCAAAAACTTGAAGAATCTCTTCCGGGAACTGGTGGGGGAAGGAACCCTCATGACCAACTGGTGGTCAAATTTTTATTCATTATTCCCTTCTGCCTGCTGTTATTTGGTTATTACCAATCGTGTTTTCAG AACAATAAGGAGTTTCTAAGTGTGCAGTCTTTATGTGCATTTGCTAGAAGAGGCCGTCACAAATACAAGACTGAAGAGGCACTTCCATCTTATTCAGCAGTTGGTGTTTCATCATCTACATTTTCTAATTCAAATCAAAGA TTCGCAAATGGGCCATATTTGAAGCTGCCTTCTTATTTCGGGGCGATTGCTGTGCTAGTCTGTTTTATGTCTGCTGGTGTCTCTCTTGCCTTTGCTTTCACCATCATTCCACGACAAATTATGCCATGGACAGGCTTGCTACTGATGGTTGAGTGGACCTTTGTGGCATTCTTCTTACTGTTTGGTAGCTATCTCCGCTTTGTCTATCGATGGGGAAGTATTAGTGCAAATCATGTGGGATATAGCAATTCTGATTCATCAGAGAATCGTGCCGGTACAG GCCATCAGCGCAATATGTCTGACTGTGATGTGGAGGCGACATTTTACTGGGCAGGGATGGCAGTCATAGCTATTGCTACTGTATTTTCACCAACTATCTTGGGCATAACTGCGTTATTTACAAA GCTAGGGTTGAtggttgttggtggtgtcgtgctgGCATCTTTTATGACATATGCTTCGGAGCATCTTGCTATCTCAGCCTTCTACAAGGGTCAGAAAGATAGGAGTGGGTCGAGAACTAGAAGAATTTGTTTTCTGTGTTTGTAG
- the LOC124678045 gene encoding protein root UVB sensitive 2, chloroplastic-like — MNILERIRGGGGDKPAALEMPRKLESWVEISESVSRLCTFDAGNGGGGGGISVKVIQDNRLVHDKLVDSFLNKFFPSGYPYSVNEGYLTYTKFRALQHFSSAMLHVLSTQSLLFAAGLRPTPAQATAVSWILKDGMQHAGKLICSGMGARMDSEPKSWRIFADVLYDFGTALDFISPLCPQLFLEVAGLGNFAKGMAVVAARATRLPIYSSFAKEGNLSDLFAKGEAISTLFNVMGIGAGIGLSSTVCSTTQGKLIVGPLLSAVHIWGVVQEMRATPINTLNPQRTAMVVADFIKSGKVSSPAELRYREDLLFPNRLIEEAGSVKVGQPLRRVLSPGRVEQLRASFPDEKFLLSPKGDKTYMVLEQSATGEDALRGWLVAGFAAEMERSGAGSRDAVLNDAYQKMESVFPLFVSEVKSRGWYTGQFLDGNHSRIAYAKSE, encoded by the exons ATGAACATACTC GAGAGGAtacgcgggggcggcggcgacaaGCCGGCCGCGCTGGAGATGCCCCGGAAGCTGGAGTCCTGGGTGGAGATTTCCGAGTCCGTCTCGCGGCTCTGCACCTTCGACGCCGGCAacgggggcggtggcggcggcatatCT GTAAAAGTTATCCAGGATAACAGACTGGTACATGATAAGTTGGTTGATTCTTTCTTGAACAAATTCTTTCCGTCAGGCTATCCATACAG TGTAAACGAGGGCTACCTAACATATACCAAATTCCGAGCACTCCAACATTTTTCTAGTGCTATGCTGCATGTGTTATCAACCCAG TCTTTGTTATTTGCTGCAGGTCTACGACCTACCCCTGCGCAAGCAACTGCCGTAAGTTGG ATTCTAAAAGATGGAATGCAGCACGCTGGAAAGCTCATCTGTAGTGGCATGGGGGCAAGAATGGATTCAGAGCCGAAGAGTTGGAGGATATTTG CTGATGTTCTCTATGATTTTGGTACTGCCTTGGACTTCATTTCACCATTGTGTCCACAACTTTTTCTTGAAGTAGCAGGCTTGGGAAATTTCGCAAAG GGAATGGCTGTTGTTGCGGCCAGAGCGACAAGGCTACCAATATATTCGTCTTTTGCCAAAGAAGGTAACCTGAGCGACTTGTTTGCTAAAGGGGAGGCCATTTCGACACTTTTCAATGTTATGGGCATAGGAGCTGGCATTGGCCTATCATCTACTGTTTGTTCAACAACTCAAGGGAAG CTAATTGTTGGCCCATTGCTTTCTGCTGTACATATATGGGGAGTAGTGCAAGAGATGAGAGCCACTCCTATAAACACACTTAACCCACAAAGAACAGCAATGGTGGTGGCTGATTTTATCAAG AGTGGAAAGGTTTCAAGCCCAGCTGAGCTAAGATACAGAGAAGACCTCCTGTTCCCAAACCGGCTAATAGAAGAAGCGGGAAGCGTGAAAGTCGGGCAACCACTTCGCAGGGTTCTGAGCCCAGGACGGGTGGAACAGCTGAGAGCTTCTTTCCCTGACGAGAAGTTTTTGCTCAGCCCAAAGGGCGACAAGACGTACATGGTCCTGGAGCAGAGCGCGACCGGGGAGGACGCACTCCGGGGATGGCTGGTCGCTGGCTTCGCTGCGGAGATGGAGAGATCAGGCGCTGGATCGCGCGATGCTGTCCTGAACGATGCCTATCAGAAGATGGAGAGCGTGTTCCCCCTGTTTGTGTCGGAGGTTAAGAGCAGGGGCTGGTACACGGGCCAGTTCTTGGATGGAAACCACAGCAGAATCGCGTACGCGAAATCGGAATAG